The following proteins are co-located in the Tripterygium wilfordii isolate XIE 37 chromosome 2, ASM1340144v1, whole genome shotgun sequence genome:
- the LOC120013502 gene encoding nudix hydrolase 9 — MEKAQLIARSQTDESFPPYKPLFSCPRGLSHSEVSVCFDPRYDRIPHPDINLEKSISEIWDKRLAKNASLFNGTKFRYGGCTLLDGGESNQETRVCLFLGLTDYRTFVGTNLNPLWEKFLAPSEDDIQCCQHTSSPLGNGAVVETSDKKIVVLKRSNNVGEFPGHFVFPGGHPEPEEVGITSHRSSEDLRNSEIINKLISQEMFDSIVREVIEEIGAPAESLSSPLFIGISRRELNVRPAAFFFIKCNLESSEIQKLYSNAQDQFESTQLHTVSVTDLENMASKMPGCHQGGFALYKLMVEALRNI, encoded by the exons ATGGAGAAGGCACAGCTCATTGCGCGTTCTCAGACTGATGAATCCTTTCCTCCCTATAAGCCCCTGTTCTCTTGTCCCCGTGGCCTTTCGCATTCAGAG GTATCGGTGTGTTTCGATCCGAGATACGATAGGATTCCGCATCCCGATATTAACCTAGAAAAGTCAATTTCTGAg ATATGGGATAAGAGGTTAGCAAAAAATGCCTCATTATTCAACGGAACAAAGTTCAGG TATGGAGGTTGTACGCTGCTTGATGGCGGTGAATCCAACCAGGAAACTCGTGTATGCTTGTTCCTTGGATTGACAGATTATAG GACTTTTGTTGGTACAAACTTAAATCCTCTGTGGGAAAAGTTCCTCGCTCCATCAGAAG ATGACATTCAGTGTTGTCAACACACATCTAGTCCGCTGGGTAATGGAGCAGTTGTGGAGACATCTGACAAGAAGATAGTTGTGTTAAAAAGGAGTAATAATGTTGGGGAATTTCCTGGGCACTTCGTTTTCCCAGGAGGTCATCCAGAA CCCGAAGAAGTTGGAATAACTTCTCATAGGAGCAGTGAGGACCTGAGAAACTCTGAAATTATTAACAAGCTTATCTCTCAAGAGATGTTTGACAGCATTGTCCGTGAGGTGATTGAAGAAATTGGAGCTCCCGCTGAATCTCTT AGCAGTCCTCTGTTTATTGGTATATCCCGCAGGGAGTTGAATGTTAGACCGGCTGCTTTCTTCTTCATAAAATGCAATCTCGAGTCCTCTGAAATCCAGAAATTGTATTCTAATGCACAAGATCAGTTTGAGTCAACCCAACTTCATACAGTTTCAGTG ACTGATTTAGAGAATATGGCATCTAAAATGCCTGGCTGCCATCAAGGTGGATTTGCCCTCTATAAGTTGATGGTAGAAGCTTTGAGGAATATCTGA
- the LOC120013492 gene encoding ankyrin repeat-containing protein At5g02620-like, translating to METQPATPTGQPSAPRKKMTKQLTGKRDDTTLHSAARAGNLSAVRETLTSTEEGELKELLGKQNQSGETALYVAAEYGYVDVVREMIQCYDLADASIKARNGFDAFHIAAKQGDLEVLKVLMEAHPELSMTVDLSNTTALHTAATQGHIEIVNFLLEAGSSLATIARSNGKTALHSAARNGHLEVVKAFLAVEPGIARRMDKKGQTPLQMAVKGQNVEVVEELIKADPSSINLTDTKGNTALHIATRKGRAQILRLLLAQKEMDKRAVNRTGETAIDTAEKIGNSDVGAILREHGVQSAKVIKPQATNPARELKQSVSDIKHEVHHQLENTRQTRKRVQGIAQRLNKMHAEGLNNAINSTTVVAVLIATVAFAAIFTVPGQYVDDPNDITPGLSLGEANIAPKVPFIIFFIFDSIALFISLAVVVVQTSVVVIESKAKKQMMAIINKLMWLACALVSVAFLALSFVVVGENERWLAIGVTFIGTTVMATTLGTMLYWVIKHRIEASNIRSIRKSSMGSRSRSFSMSVVMSDSELLNNEYKKMYAI from the exons ATGGAGACACAACCAGCCACACCTACCGGGCAACCAAGCGCGCCCAGAAAGAAGATGACCAAACAGTTAACAGGAAAGCGGGACGACACGACGTTGCATTCTGCAGCGAGAGCTGGAAATCTGAGTGCAGTAAGAGAAACACTTACCAGCACTGAAGAGGGTGAGTTGAAGGAATTGTTAGGGAAGCAAAACCAATCAGGTGAAACAGCACTTTATGTGGCTGCAGAATATGGTTATGTTGATGTGGTTAGGGAGATGATTCAGTGCTATGATCTTGCCGATGCCAGTATTAAAGCCAGAAATGGGTTTGATGCATTCCACATTGCTGCCAAACAAGGGGATTTGG AGGTGTTGAAAGTACTAATGGAGGCTCATCCGGAACTGTCTATGACTGTCGACTTATCGAACACCACTGCGTTGCACACTGCTGCAACGCAAGGGCATATAGAGATTGTGAATTTTCTGTTGGAGGCAGGGAGTAGTTTGGCCACCATTGCGAGAAGTAACGGGAAAACAGCCTTGCATTCTGCAGCAAGAAATGGTCACTTGGAGGTTGTCAAGGCATTTTTAGCAGTGGAGCCTGGGATTGCAAGAAGGATGGATAAGAAGGGGCAGACTCCGCTTCAGATGGCGGTAAAGGGCCAAAACGTTGAAGTGGTGGAGGAATTGATTAAAGCAGACCCTTCTTCAATAAACCTCACTGATACCAAGGGAAACACAGCATTACATATTGCAACCAGGAAGGGAAGAGCTCAG ATTCTTAGGCTGTTACTTGCACAAAAGGAGATGGACAAAAGAGCTGTGAATAGAACTGGTGAAACAGCCATTGACACTGCTGAGAAAATTGGGAATTCTGATGTTGGAGCAATTCTGCGTGAACATGGGGTTCAGAGTGCCAAAGTAATCAAGCCACAAGCAACAAACCCTGCTCGCGAATTGAAACAATCTGTAAGTGACATAAAGCATGAAGTTCATCACCAGCTTGAAAACACCCGCCAAACCAGAAAACGCGTGCAAGGCATTGCCCAACGTCTGAACAAAATGCACGCAGAAGGCCTTAACAATGCCATCAACTCCACCACTGTTGTCGCCGTCCTTATTGCCACAGTCGCCTTTGCAGCCATTTTTACTGTCCCTGGCCAATATGTTGATGATCCAAATGACATCACTCCTGGCCTATCACTAGGAGAAGCAAACATTGCCCCAAAAGTTCCTTTCAtaatcttcttcatctttgatTCTATTGCCCTCTTCATTTCTCTGGCTGTTGTGGTGGTGCAAACTTCAGTTGTAGTGATTGAAAGCAAGGCAAAGAAACAAATGATGGCGATAATCAACAAATTGATGTGGTTGGCTTGTGCACTGGTTTCAGTGGCATTCTTGGCTCTATCGTTTGTTGTGGTGGGTGAGAATGAGAGGTGGTTAGCCATTGGAGTAACCTTCATAGGAACAACTGTGATGGCCACAACCTTGGGAACTATGTTATATTGGGTAATCAAGCATCGGATTGAGGCATCCAATATAAGAAGCATTCGGAAATCATCGATGGGGAGTAGGTCCAGATCGTTTTCCATGTCTGTTGTGATGTCAGATTCTGAACTTTTAAACAATGAGTACAAGAAAATGTATGCAATTTGA